A region from the Variovorax sp. RKNM96 genome encodes:
- a CDS encoding ABC transporter permease, with the protein MQTPISARRAPGFWPLAIVFALFVLFLYGPMITIFVLSFQGPEGGLTFPLRGVSLHWFYKLAEGLGTVDIGAAFRRSLALGAVVMAFTVVLSVLAGLAFRKKLKGGNALFFVTVASLIMPSIIISLGIGLQFRLLDTGIKGVLTAMGATTLLEGYGTALGLFSSALGAHLTWTLPFGLLIMFAVFNRFNPAYEEAARDLGATPWQAFRFVVLPLIGPSVVGIGMFGFTLSWDEIARTSQAIGDVNTLPLELQGLTSTVTTPSIYALGTVTTVVSLLVMGVALGAASLLRRRAIRPM; encoded by the coding sequence ATGCAGACGCCCATCAGCGCGCGGCGCGCCCCCGGCTTCTGGCCCCTGGCGATCGTGTTCGCCCTGTTCGTGCTGTTCCTCTACGGCCCGATGATCACGATCTTCGTGCTGAGTTTCCAGGGCCCCGAGGGCGGCCTGACCTTTCCGCTGCGCGGTGTCTCCCTGCACTGGTTCTACAAGCTGGCCGAGGGGCTGGGCACTGTCGACATCGGCGCGGCCTTCAGGCGCTCGCTGGCGCTGGGCGCCGTGGTGATGGCCTTCACCGTGGTGCTGTCGGTGTTGGCCGGGCTCGCATTCCGCAAGAAGCTCAAGGGCGGCAACGCGCTCTTCTTCGTGACGGTGGCGAGCCTGATCATGCCGTCGATCATCATTTCGCTCGGCATCGGTCTGCAGTTCCGGCTGCTGGACACCGGCATCAAGGGCGTGCTCACTGCGATGGGCGCCACCACGCTGCTCGAAGGCTACGGCACCGCGCTCGGCCTCTTCAGCTCGGCCCTCGGCGCGCACCTGACGTGGACCCTGCCTTTCGGCCTGCTCATCATGTTTGCGGTGTTCAACCGCTTCAACCCGGCGTATGAAGAGGCCGCGCGCGACCTCGGCGCCACGCCGTGGCAGGCCTTCCGCTTCGTGGTGCTGCCGCTGATCGGCCCGTCGGTCGTGGGCATCGGCATGTTCGGCTTCACGCTCTCGTGGGACGAGATCGCCCGCACCTCGCAGGCCATCGGCGACGTCAACACGTTGCCGCTCGAGCTGCAGGGGCTGACCTCGACGGTCACCACGCCGTCGATCTATGCATTGGGAACGGTGACCACCGTGGTCTCGCTGCTGGTCATGGGGGTGGCGCTGGGCGCGGCCTCGCTGCTGCGCCGACGCGCCATTCGGCCTATGTGA
- a CDS encoding sterol desaturase family protein has protein sequence MLDKLNDFTGSHGELQRGRGLVTGTIALSLGILCFLGVLAFHFPQYLTTPELRKSYNVDLMRYILLAALVISGGLSLVNIIFNRSRWLSSAAFLLVVASALLGGHKVPVHDFADNTPYIGLDWFILDLLGSSLIFIFIEKLFALRKDQPVFREEWQTDFHHFVVNHMIVGFVLLATNLMVHKLFGWAANDGIRGWVGNLPFWAGILLIILVADLVQYWTHRAYHEVPVLWRLHAVHHSVKSMDWMAGSRQHILELLITRTLVLAPIYVLGFSKEVIDAYIVVVGFQAVFNHCNVSVRLGPLRYIIVTPNFHHWHHSQDIEALDKNYAAHYAFLDYLFGTAVKSTKLWPEKYGVLGDYVPNGFFKQLKFPFVWKG, from the coding sequence ATGCTCGACAAACTGAACGATTTCACGGGGAGCCACGGCGAGCTGCAGCGCGGTCGCGGCCTCGTCACCGGAACCATCGCCCTGAGCCTGGGCATCCTGTGCTTCCTCGGCGTGCTGGCCTTCCACTTTCCGCAGTACCTCACCACGCCCGAGCTGCGCAAGAGCTACAACGTCGACCTGATGCGCTACATCCTGCTCGCGGCGCTGGTCATCTCGGGCGGGCTCTCGCTGGTCAACATCATCTTCAACCGTTCGCGCTGGCTGTCGTCGGCCGCGTTCCTGCTGGTGGTGGCCTCGGCGCTGCTCGGCGGGCACAAGGTGCCGGTGCACGACTTCGCGGACAACACGCCGTACATCGGCCTGGACTGGTTCATCCTCGACCTGCTGGGTTCGTCGCTGATCTTCATCTTCATCGAGAAGCTGTTCGCGCTGCGCAAGGACCAACCCGTGTTCCGCGAAGAGTGGCAGACCGACTTCCACCACTTCGTGGTGAACCACATGATCGTGGGCTTCGTGCTGCTGGCCACCAACCTGATGGTGCACAAGCTCTTCGGCTGGGCCGCCAACGACGGCATCCGCGGCTGGGTGGGCAACCTGCCGTTCTGGGCGGGCATCCTGCTGATCATTCTGGTGGCCGACCTGGTGCAGTACTGGACCCACCGTGCCTACCACGAGGTGCCGGTGCTCTGGCGCCTGCACGCGGTGCACCACAGCGTGAAGAGCATGGACTGGATGGCCGGCTCGCGCCAGCACATCCTCGAACTGCTGATCACGCGCACGCTGGTGCTCGCGCCGATCTACGTGCTGGGCTTCAGCAAGGAAGTGATCGATGCGTACATCGTGGTGGTCGGCTTCCAGGCGGTGTTCAACCACTGCAACGTGAGCGTGCGGCTCGGCCCGCTGCGCTACATCATCGTGACGCCCAACTTCCACCACTGGCACCACAGCCAGGACATCGAGGCGCTCGACAAGAATTACGCGGCGCACTACGCCTTCCTCGACTACCTCTTCGGCACCGCGGTCAAGAGCACCAAGCTCTGGCCCGAGAAGTACGGCGTGCTGGGCGACTACGTGCCCAACGGCTTCTTCAAGCAGTTGAAGTTCCCGTTCGTCTGGAAAGGATGA
- a CDS encoding YaeF family permuted papain-like enzyme, giving the protein MMRAALRAAALVAVAGAALLLSACATRVDLPSKNSGLRLRVQSSVIAPGNGGELITASALEPGDILLSSIATVNSFGIRLGTFSPVSHALLYLGDGLIAEAVGTGVRARPLADVVAEEQMVVAFRVPGLDAAGVAKLRTWANSQVGTRYNTTGVLLNAPFVLNRRLCELPLIPSSVSNFCISGMAMVQLGASRDDQFFCSQFVLEAYRQAGLPITAADPRWVSPADLLHMREGDVPSIAATQPLRYIGHLKYNAPPILAADGP; this is encoded by the coding sequence ATGATGCGCGCCGCTCTTCGCGCCGCCGCGCTCGTGGCCGTGGCGGGTGCTGCGCTGCTGCTTTCGGCCTGCGCCACCCGGGTCGACCTGCCCTCCAAGAACTCGGGCCTGCGCCTCAGGGTACAGAGCTCGGTCATCGCGCCGGGCAACGGCGGCGAGCTCATCACCGCCAGCGCGCTGGAGCCCGGCGACATCCTGCTGAGCTCGATCGCCACGGTCAATTCCTTCGGCATCCGGCTGGGCACCTTCTCGCCGGTGAGCCATGCGCTGCTGTACCTGGGCGACGGGCTGATCGCCGAGGCCGTGGGCACCGGCGTGCGCGCGCGGCCGCTGGCCGACGTGGTGGCCGAGGAACAGATGGTGGTGGCCTTTCGCGTGCCGGGCCTCGATGCAGCGGGCGTCGCCAAGCTGCGCACCTGGGCCAATTCGCAGGTCGGCACCCGCTACAACACGACCGGCGTGCTGCTGAACGCGCCCTTCGTGCTGAACCGGCGCCTCTGCGAACTGCCGCTGATTCCTTCGTCGGTCAGCAATTTCTGCATCAGCGGCATGGCCATGGTGCAGCTGGGCGCGAGCCGCGACGACCAGTTCTTCTGCTCGCAGTTCGTGCTGGAGGCCTACCGCCAGGCGGGCCTGCCGATCACCGCGGCCGATCCGCGCTGGGTGAGCCCGGCCGACCTGCTGCACATGCGCGAGGGCGACGTGCCCTCCATCGCCGCGACGCAGCCGCTGCGCTACATCGGGCACCTCAAATACAACGCGCCGCCGATCCTGGCGGCGGATGGACCCTGA
- a CDS encoding NAD(P)/FAD-dependent oxidoreductase translates to MSAPFQFDVVVVGAGAAGLFCAGVAGQRGLKVLLVDHSEKVGEKIRISGGGRANFTNRDLDVRAPQRHFIGDNPNFCRSALSRYAPQQFIELVQKHGIAFHEKHKGQLFCDGSSQQIVDMLLTECEAGGVTRWQPCKLGNIAFSPAPADAAGAGSYRIDSDRGVIETPKLVVATGGLSIPQIGASDFGYRIAEQFGLRMVTPRPALVPLTFGGEGWAPYAELAGLALPVRIETGAKKEKMAFLEDLLFTHRGLSGPAVLQISSYWKPGAPLTIDFAPGTDVAEALGEAKLRSKKRIANELATLVPSRLADAWVGQDPALQRPVNEAADKALAQLSERIARWQITPSGTEGYKKAEVTAGGVDTRDLSSQTMESKQPGLYFIGEVVDVTGWLGGYNFQWAWASAHACATAL, encoded by the coding sequence TTGAGCGCTCCTTTTCAATTCGATGTCGTCGTGGTCGGCGCCGGTGCGGCCGGGCTGTTCTGCGCCGGTGTGGCGGGCCAGCGCGGGCTCAAGGTGCTGCTGGTCGACCACAGCGAGAAGGTCGGCGAGAAGATCCGCATCTCGGGCGGCGGGCGGGCGAACTTCACCAACCGCGACCTCGACGTGCGCGCGCCCCAGCGCCACTTCATCGGCGACAACCCGAATTTCTGCCGCTCTGCCCTGTCGCGTTATGCGCCGCAGCAGTTCATCGAGCTGGTGCAGAAGCACGGCATCGCCTTTCACGAGAAGCACAAGGGGCAGCTTTTTTGCGACGGCTCCTCGCAGCAGATCGTGGACATGCTGCTGACGGAATGCGAGGCCGGCGGGGTGACGCGGTGGCAGCCGTGCAAGCTGGGGAACATTGCTTTTTCTCCGGCACCTGCTGATGCAGCAGGCGCCGGAAGCTATCGAATTGATAGCGATCGGGGTGTCATCGAGACACCGAAGCTGGTGGTCGCGACCGGCGGCCTGTCGATCCCCCAGATCGGCGCCAGCGACTTCGGCTACCGCATTGCCGAACAGTTCGGCCTGCGCATGGTCACGCCCCGCCCGGCCCTCGTGCCGCTGACCTTCGGTGGCGAAGGCTGGGCGCCGTATGCCGAACTGGCCGGGCTGGCGCTGCCGGTGCGGATCGAAACCGGGGCCAAGAAGGAAAAGATGGCGTTTCTCGAAGACCTGCTGTTCACCCACCGCGGCCTCTCGGGCCCGGCGGTGCTGCAGATTTCGAGCTACTGGAAGCCCGGCGCCCCGCTCACCATCGATTTCGCGCCCGGCACGGACGTGGCCGAGGCGCTGGGCGAAGCCAAGCTGCGCTCGAAGAAACGCATCGCCAACGAGCTGGCCACGCTGGTGCCCTCCCGGCTGGCGGACGCCTGGGTCGGGCAGGACCCGGCGCTGCAGCGCCCCGTCAACGAGGCCGCCGACAAGGCGCTGGCGCAGCTTTCGGAGCGCATCGCCCGCTGGCAGATCACCCCGAGCGGCACCGAGGGCTACAAGAAAGCCGAAGTCACGGCCGGGGGCGTCGACACCCGCGATCTGTCGTCCCAGACGATGGAATCGAAGCAGCCGGGCCTGTATTTCATCGGCGAAGTGGTCGATGTGACGGGTTGGTTGGGCGGATACAACTTCCAATGGGCCTGGGCAAGCGCCCATGCGTGCGCAACCGCGCTATAA
- the rpsU gene encoding 30S ribosomal protein S21 — protein sequence MTTIRVKENEPFDVALRRFKRTIEKLGLLTDLRAREFYEKPTAERKRKKAAAVKRHYKRVRSMQLPKKLY from the coding sequence ATGACCACCATCCGCGTTAAAGAAAACGAGCCCTTCGACGTCGCTCTGCGTCGCTTCAAGCGCACCATCGAAAAGCTCGGCCTGCTGACCGACCTGCGCGCCCGCGAGTTCTACGAAAAGCCGACCGCCGAGCGCAAGCGCAAGAAGGCAGCCGCCGTCAAGCGCCACTACAAGCGCGTGCGCAGCATGCAGCTCCCCAAGAAGCTGTACTAA
- a CDS encoding GatB/YqeY domain-containing protein, giving the protein MTLKEQITEDMKTAMRAKDSERLGTIRLLLAALKQKEVDERVELDDAMVVAIVDKMVKQRKDSIAAFTTGGRADLADKEAAEIKVLEVYLPQRMSADETVAAVKAIVAELGASGPGDMGKVMGVVKTRLAGKADMGQVSAAVKAALTGA; this is encoded by the coding sequence ATGACACTCAAAGAACAGATCACCGAAGACATGAAGACGGCGATGCGCGCCAAGGACTCCGAACGCCTGGGCACCATCCGCCTCCTGCTCGCCGCCCTGAAGCAGAAGGAAGTCGACGAGCGCGTGGAACTGGACGACGCCATGGTCGTGGCCATCGTCGACAAGATGGTCAAGCAGCGCAAGGACTCCATCGCCGCGTTCACCACCGGCGGCCGCGCCGACCTGGCCGACAAGGAAGCCGCCGAGATCAAGGTGCTCGAGGTCTACCTGCCCCAGCGCATGAGCGCCGATGAAACCGTGGCCGCAGTCAAGGCCATCGTGGCCGAGCTGGGCGCCAGCGGCCCCGGCGACATGGGCAAGGTGATGGGCGTGGTCAAGACCCGCCTGGCCGGCAAGGCCGACATGGGCCAGGTCAGCGCAGCGGTCAAGGCCGCCTTGACGGGCGCCTGA
- a CDS encoding NUDIX domain-containing protein — translation MSDNSASPSDPILKACACLVDARGRLLVFRHPGDGNTQLPKGTIEPGESPEVAVRRELLEESGIDFTGALQPLGTLDRECEAGVEGNTHRHPQLWHLFLMRAEGPLPETFEHMATGSPEEEGLVFSFRWLGADDALDDFALPYRQTIERVRAALLSVA, via the coding sequence ATGAGCGACAACAGCGCCAGCCCCTCCGATCCGATCCTCAAGGCCTGCGCCTGCCTGGTCGACGCACGGGGCCGGCTGCTGGTGTTCCGCCACCCCGGGGACGGCAATACGCAACTGCCCAAGGGCACCATCGAGCCCGGCGAATCGCCCGAGGTGGCGGTGCGGCGCGAACTGCTCGAGGAATCGGGCATCGACTTCACGGGCGCGCTGCAACCGCTCGGCACGCTGGACCGCGAATGCGAGGCCGGTGTCGAGGGCAACACGCACCGCCACCCGCAGCTGTGGCACCTGTTCCTGATGCGCGCCGAGGGCCCGCTGCCCGAGACTTTCGAGCACATGGCCACGGGCAGCCCTGAAGAAGAAGGCCTGGTGTTTTCCTTCCGCTGGCTCGGTGCCGACGACGCCCTCGACGATTTCGCCCTGCCCTATCGCCAGACCATCGAGCGCGTGCGCGCCGCCCTGCTGTCCGTCGCCTGA
- a CDS encoding sulfite exporter TauE/SafE family protein, whose translation MTIFSNELTAGHWAAAAAVFLLAGVIKGVIGLGLPTVSMALLALWMPPVRAAALLIVPSLVTNIWQTGPRASFGAVLRRIGGMQAGIVVGTLGGALWLGAPGGAWASVALGVALVAYALWGLTGRQLHAPEAHEWWLGPLVGVATGLVTAVTGVFAVPAVPYMQALGFQRDSLIQAMGISFTTSTIVLGVGLASNGGYPMAAVGSSVAMLVPAIGGMVIGTWLRQKLPVAVFKRCFLIGLALLGGYMTVRAIA comes from the coding sequence ATGACGATCTTTTCCAACGAACTGACGGCGGGCCACTGGGCCGCGGCTGCCGCCGTATTTCTTCTGGCCGGGGTGATCAAGGGCGTGATCGGGCTCGGGCTGCCGACGGTGTCGATGGCGCTGCTCGCGCTGTGGATGCCACCGGTGCGGGCCGCGGCGTTGCTGATCGTGCCGTCGCTCGTCACCAACATCTGGCAGACCGGGCCGCGCGCGAGCTTCGGGGCGGTGCTGCGGCGCATCGGCGGCATGCAGGCGGGGATCGTGGTGGGGACGCTGGGCGGCGCGCTGTGGCTCGGCGCGCCGGGGGGCGCGTGGGCATCGGTGGCGCTCGGCGTGGCGCTGGTGGCCTATGCGCTCTGGGGGCTCACCGGACGGCAGCTGCATGCGCCCGAGGCGCACGAATGGTGGCTGGGGCCGCTGGTGGGTGTGGCGACCGGGCTGGTGACGGCGGTGACCGGCGTGTTCGCGGTGCCGGCCGTGCCCTATATGCAGGCGCTGGGCTTCCAGCGCGATTCGCTGATTCAGGCGATGGGGATTTCGTTCACCACCTCGACCATCGTGCTGGGCGTCGGGCTGGCGAGCAACGGTGGCTATCCGATGGCGGCGGTGGGCAGCTCGGTCGCGATGCTGGTGCCGGCGATCGGCGGCATGGTGATCGGGACGTGGCTGCGGCAGAAGCTGCCGGTGGCGGTGTTCAAGCGCTGCTTCCTGATCGGGCTGGCGCTGCTGGGCGGGTACATGACGGTTCGCGCCATCGCCTGA
- a CDS encoding LysR family transcriptional regulator has protein sequence MRFDLTDLKLFIHVVEAGSLTAGAERSHMTLASASQRVRGMEDALGSPLLTRHAQGVRPTEAGRTLLHHARVVLQQMERLRGELGEYGQGLKGHVRFMCGTSALTEHLPEVLSRFLAEHPRISVDLEERPSPDTVDALRAGLCDIGIVSDAIDSEGLECHPFRRDDLVLVMPRGHALAGRRRVKLAEVVDNEFVGLPADSALQQLVTQHVRALGKHLAYRVRVRNFEAVCRMVEYGIGVGIVPQTAAERCARSMKIARASLADAWAERTLMACVRSSEDLPINARRMLEHLIAPVQEATKKK, from the coding sequence ATGCGATTCGATCTCACCGACCTCAAGCTCTTCATCCACGTCGTCGAGGCTGGCAGCCTCACGGCCGGGGCCGAGCGCTCGCACATGACGCTCGCCTCGGCCAGCCAGCGCGTGCGCGGCATGGAAGATGCGCTCGGCAGCCCGCTGCTCACCCGCCACGCGCAGGGTGTGCGCCCCACCGAGGCCGGCCGTACGCTGCTGCACCATGCGCGCGTCGTGCTGCAGCAGATGGAGCGGCTGCGCGGCGAACTCGGCGAATACGGACAGGGCCTGAAGGGCCACGTGCGCTTCATGTGCGGCACCTCGGCGCTGACCGAGCACTTGCCCGAAGTGCTGAGCCGCTTTCTCGCGGAGCATCCGCGCATCTCGGTCGACCTCGAAGAGCGCCCGAGCCCCGACACCGTCGATGCGCTGCGCGCGGGCCTGTGCGACATCGGCATCGTCTCGGACGCGATCGATTCCGAGGGCCTCGAATGCCATCCCTTCCGCCGCGACGACCTCGTGCTCGTGATGCCGCGCGGCCATGCGCTGGCCGGGCGCCGACGCGTGAAGCTGGCCGAAGTGGTCGACAACGAATTCGTCGGCCTGCCCGCGGACAGCGCGCTGCAGCAGCTGGTCACGCAGCATGTGCGCGCCCTAGGCAAGCACCTGGCCTACCGCGTGCGCGTGCGCAACTTCGAGGCGGTGTGCCGAATGGTCGAGTACGGCATCGGCGTGGGCATCGTGCCGCAGACCGCGGCCGAGCGCTGCGCCCGCTCGATGAAGATCGCGCGCGCCTCGCTCGCCGATGCCTGGGCCGAACGCACGCTGATGGCTTGCGTGCGCTCGTCGGAAGATCTGCCGATCAATGCGCGGCGCATGCTCGAGCACCTGATCGCGCCGGTGCAAGAAGCTACGAAGAAGAAGTGA
- a CDS encoding SDR family oxidoreductase, with translation MNARRVLVTGGDGFLGRGVLAALTGKSLDVLVALDVREVPAERQLAGVVYRQQDVRDAGIGGTLAEYAIDTVVHLASIVTPGKDSNRAFEHSVDVGGTRNVLEACVAQGVRHIVVSSSGAAYGYHADNPAWMTEEQPLRGNPVFAYADHKRQVEEMLADYREKHPALAQTVLRIGTILGERVDNQITALFEKKRLIAIRGSASPFVFVWDEDVTGAIAHALDDAPAGCYNLAGDGALTIHEIASRLGKQATDWPAGVLEAALAVGSALGVSRYGPEQLDFLRYRPVLLNTALKERFGYVPRKTSSEAFDAFVAARARQGRPVTSSS, from the coding sequence ATGAATGCGCGCCGCGTGCTCGTGACGGGGGGCGATGGGTTTCTTGGGCGCGGCGTGTTGGCTGCGCTGACGGGAAAGTCCCTCGACGTGCTCGTGGCGCTTGACGTGCGCGAAGTGCCGGCGGAGCGGCAACTGGCGGGCGTGGTCTATCGCCAGCAGGATGTGCGCGATGCGGGCATCGGCGGCACGTTGGCTGAATACGCGATCGACACGGTCGTGCACCTGGCTTCCATCGTCACGCCGGGCAAGGACTCGAACCGCGCCTTCGAGCATTCGGTCGATGTGGGCGGCACGCGCAATGTGCTCGAAGCCTGCGTGGCGCAGGGTGTGCGGCACATCGTGGTGTCGTCCAGCGGCGCGGCCTACGGCTATCACGCGGACAACCCGGCCTGGATGACCGAGGAGCAGCCGCTGCGGGGCAATCCGGTGTTCGCGTACGCCGATCACAAGCGTCAGGTGGAGGAGATGCTGGCGGACTATCGCGAGAAACACCCCGCGCTCGCGCAAACGGTGCTGCGCATCGGCACCATCCTCGGCGAGCGGGTCGACAACCAGATCACCGCGCTGTTCGAGAAGAAGCGGCTCATCGCGATCCGTGGCAGCGCGAGCCCGTTCGTGTTCGTGTGGGACGAGGACGTGACGGGCGCCATCGCGCACGCGTTGGACGATGCACCGGCCGGTTGCTACAACCTCGCGGGCGACGGCGCGCTCACCATCCACGAGATCGCATCGCGCCTGGGCAAGCAGGCGACGGACTGGCCGGCCGGTGTGCTCGAGGCTGCGCTCGCTGTGGGCTCTGCGTTGGGCGTCAGCCGCTACGGACCGGAGCAGCTCGACTTTCTGCGCTATCGGCCGGTGCTGCTCAACACGGCGCTGAAAGAGCGCTTCGGCTATGTGCCGCGAAAGACCAGCAGCGAGGCTTTCGATGCCTTCGTCGCGGCGCGTGCGCGGCAGGGGCGGCCGGTCACTTCTTCTTCGTAG
- a CDS encoding bile acid:sodium symporter family protein codes for MLPVDEIRLHFNPASLVLLNVVLGFLMFGIALDTRIDDFKRVARMPGAMAVGIGAQFIVLPAVTFALTLILKPGPSIALGMILVACCPPGNISQILTHRAGGNVALSVSMTAISNALSIVVMPLNFAFWGGLHPTASALLKTIALDPLDMLGHIVMIIGIPFVLGVACAHQLPRLTARIKKPARILSFLALIAFIVGAIAGNWRYFLDYVGLVLLAVVIHDALAFGTGYLCARLSGLGDYDRRAVSIEVGIRNAGLGLVLIFSFFGGLGGMAVVAGVWGFWDIIAGLALASWWGRKPATP; via the coding sequence ATGCTGCCCGTCGACGAAATCCGCCTTCACTTCAATCCTGCCTCGCTGGTGCTGCTCAACGTGGTGCTGGGCTTCTTGATGTTCGGCATTGCGCTGGACACGCGCATCGACGATTTCAAGCGCGTGGCGCGCATGCCGGGCGCGATGGCGGTGGGCATCGGCGCGCAGTTCATCGTGCTGCCGGCCGTGACCTTCGCGCTCACGCTGATCCTGAAGCCGGGGCCGAGCATCGCGCTGGGCATGATCCTGGTGGCCTGCTGCCCGCCGGGGAACATCTCGCAGATCCTCACGCACCGTGCGGGCGGCAATGTGGCGCTGTCGGTGTCGATGACGGCGATCTCGAATGCGCTGTCCATCGTCGTCATGCCGCTGAACTTCGCGTTCTGGGGCGGGCTGCATCCGACGGCCTCGGCGCTGCTCAAGACGATTGCGCTGGACCCGCTCGACATGCTGGGCCACATCGTGATGATCATCGGCATTCCGTTCGTGCTGGGCGTGGCCTGCGCGCACCAGCTGCCGCGACTCACCGCACGCATCAAGAAGCCGGCGCGCATCCTGAGCTTTCTCGCGCTGATCGCTTTCATCGTCGGTGCCATTGCGGGCAACTGGCGCTACTTTCTCGACTACGTGGGGCTGGTGCTGCTGGCGGTGGTGATCCACGATGCGCTGGCCTTCGGCACGGGCTACCTGTGCGCGCGGCTCTCGGGGCTGGGCGACTACGACCGGCGGGCGGTGTCGATCGAGGTGGGCATCCGCAACGCGGGGCTCGGGCTGGTGCTGATCTTCAGCTTCTTCGGCGGGCTCGGCGGCATGGCGGTGGTGGCTGGCGTGTGGGGGTTCTGGGACATCATCGCGGGCCTCGCGCTCGCAAGCTGGTGGGGGCGCAAGCCCGCGACGCCATGA
- a CDS encoding NAD(P)-binding domain-containing protein, whose amino-acid sequence MADNTPTHEKIALIGAGPSGLAGARNLQKHGVPFQGFEGHSDVGGLWDIDNPRSTVYHSAHLISSKRTTEFAEFPMADTVADYPSHRELRRYFSDFADCFGLREHFRFNTRVLRVEPVSDAPDTRWRVTIDTGAGGAETAEYKGVVIANGTLAEPKRPQFEGHFDGELLHTSDYKHPELFKDKRVLIVGAGNSGCDIAVDAVHYAKSVDISVRRGYYFVPKYVFGKPADTLGGKRPLPPWLKQRVDATVLKWFTGDPVRFGFPKPDYRMYESHPIVNSLVLHHVGHGDIGVRGDIARLHGHTVHFKDGSARDYDLILAATGYALHYPFIDRDLLNWQGMAPRLYLNIFSPRFESIGVLGMIEASGIGWQGRYEQAELLARYFRARADGSPKAEALRAAVQGPPPDLSGGYKYLQLERMAYYVHKDTYRAAVRSASAALADPR is encoded by the coding sequence ATGGCAGACAACACGCCCACCCACGAGAAGATCGCCCTCATCGGCGCCGGCCCTTCCGGCCTGGCCGGGGCGCGCAACCTGCAGAAGCACGGCGTTCCGTTTCAAGGCTTCGAGGGGCACAGCGATGTGGGCGGGCTGTGGGACATCGACAACCCACGCTCCACGGTCTATCACTCGGCGCACCTGATCTCGAGCAAGCGCACCACCGAGTTCGCCGAGTTCCCGATGGCCGACACGGTGGCCGACTATCCGAGTCACCGCGAGCTGCGCCGCTACTTCAGCGATTTCGCCGACTGCTTCGGCCTACGGGAACACTTCCGCTTCAACACGCGCGTGCTGCGCGTGGAGCCGGTGAGCGATGCGCCGGACACGCGGTGGCGCGTGACCATCGACACCGGGGCGGGAGGCGCCGAGACCGCCGAATACAAGGGTGTGGTCATCGCCAACGGCACGCTCGCCGAACCCAAGCGCCCGCAGTTCGAAGGCCACTTCGATGGCGAACTGCTGCACACCAGCGACTACAAGCACCCCGAGCTCTTCAAGGACAAGCGCGTGCTTATCGTCGGCGCGGGCAACTCGGGCTGCGACATCGCGGTCGACGCGGTGCACTACGCGAAGAGCGTCGACATCTCGGTGCGGCGCGGCTACTACTTCGTGCCGAAGTACGTGTTCGGCAAGCCGGCCGACACGCTCGGCGGCAAGCGGCCGTTGCCGCCGTGGCTCAAGCAACGGGTCGATGCGACGGTGCTCAAGTGGTTCACCGGCGACCCGGTGCGCTTCGGGTTTCCGAAGCCCGACTACCGGATGTACGAGTCGCACCCCATCGTGAATTCGCTGGTGCTGCATCACGTGGGGCATGGCGACATCGGTGTGCGCGGCGACATCGCGCGGCTCCACGGGCACACGGTGCACTTCAAGGACGGCAGCGCGCGCGACTACGACCTGATCCTGGCCGCGACCGGCTACGCGCTGCACTATCCGTTCATCGACCGCGACCTGCTCAACTGGCAGGGCATGGCACCGCGCCTGTATCTCAACATCTTCTCGCCGCGCTTCGAGAGCATCGGCGTGCTCGGGATGATCGAGGCGAGCGGCATCGGCTGGCAGGGGCGCTACGAGCAGGCCGAACTGCTGGCGCGCTACTTCCGCGCGAGAGCCGACGGATCGCCCAAGGCCGAGGCGCTGCGCGCGGCGGTACAGGGGCCGCCGCCCGATCTGTCGGGCGGCTACAAGTACCTGCAGCTCGAACGCATGGCGTACTACGTGCACAAAGACACCTACCGCGCGGCGGTGCGCAGTGCCTCGGCGGCGCTGGCCGATCCACGCTGA